Sequence from the Carassius gibelio isolate Cgi1373 ecotype wild population from Czech Republic chromosome A7, carGib1.2-hapl.c, whole genome shotgun sequence genome:
TACTTTaacttatggaaaaaaaaaattctatagatGACATTAGCATTTACAGAACTTTTTAACAATCAAACATGCATTTCCTTTGCATTTGCCTTATTACACCTAAATAATCCTGAATTACAGTTTTTGTAAGTGCTCATTCCAGTAAAAGGATGCAAATGCACAGACCACATATGCACAGTCTCTggacatacaaaaaaataaaaaaataaacaagaagtACAGATGTTACTTGCCAATGGTGAAAATGTGAACTTGGAtctacaattattataatatcGTTAGCAGTGCTGTTTCCAAAGCAGTAGGCTTAACAAACTACTACAAAATGGTAAATGTAcctaacaaaataaatgaacaagctatataatgatattttcaaatttttaataacaaaaataagattACTACCAAGCTATCTGCATCCATCTGCCTGCATGTCAAATATTTTCAAACCCTAATACTTACATATATAACACCACTTCAATTACTAGGTCTCATCCATATAAATGCTCTCCCAGGCATAGTATATAAAAGCCAAAATAGGGAAAAATACATTGATTGAAAGCACGATTTCGATTTGtcaaataatcagattttttttctcatgtaaacagtgCTTCTCATGTTCTCATACATTACCAGTGAAGAACAGCATTCTGGCAGGACCCACAATGGCATTTTAAAAGCTGTTTAATGATTATTGATCTTAGCTTATTATCTTAATTTTAGTGTTGTTTAGGCATATTGCATAACTTTTAAAGAGGGAGGGCCTTTCAACATTTGTTCCCATGTGCATACATTAAAAAACTGATGCAAGAATacatttcattgttgttgttatttttatcaattttatttaCAAAGGATATTTATGCATTTCACTGGTTATTAAATTTTAACTGCCATAATATTCTATAATTTACTTGCATTTCTAATGTAATATTCATTGAAGCCCCCTAAAAATAGTGTAATGCAATTATGCAGATACAATTAGAGGATATCATAAGAGAAATGGATAATTAGAGAAGCCATTGTATGCATATGATATTCTTAGCctctatccctttaagaacaacAAGAAGAGGCATTGGTGGGGGAGGGGAATGGGTTGGGGTGGAACAGTCCTGTAATGATTCTAGAGACACTCAGCATCATATGGCTTCAGACCATCATGGATACCCACCTTTAAATATGCACGTAAACATGAAGGAGGAGAGGACCAAAGAGCAGGACTAAACCGATTTTCGATGCTTTTAACCAGTCTTCCAGGAAAGAAGCTTCACCTATACACCACAGCAGGAGCGCAGAAGGGAAAAGAGAGAGCGAGTGGGAGCAGTGTTAGGAAAAATGCTCTGCCAGATTGATCTCATTTAACACATAAGCAAGGAAATACTgtcatttcatttggaaaatatGATCTAGAGGAAGGATTTAACATCATCCTTGCTTTGAGGCTATGGATGTCGTCCTGTATTTCTGCATTTTTGTGAGCCGGCGCGGTATGTTTGGGGGCCGTGTAATGTCTGACTGAGTGTATCAATGCTGCTGCTGTGTGGATCTCTTTGGCTGTGGAAAAAAACTAGGCCTTGTTTGCCTGCTGATCTCCACGCAGGGAACGCGGGACGCGGCTGTGTGCCTCAGCCTGTTGGGACTGTGCAGAGAGGAAGGGAGAAGCTCATCATCTGCATGCCTGTTGGAAGTAGCATGCACAATAAAGACATCCATTACCAAAGGCCATGCACAAACAGGCAGGAGCTGTAACACCAGGACAGTAGCCTGGTAGATTCTTCTTCACCCCTTTAAATCATCTGAACTTACAAGCACTGTTTTATTCTATGCGTTCCATATCTACTTGAAGGACGGGGGGAGTACTGCTGTAACACTTCCTGTCAAGTTTATCACTGTCTTCCTTTTTTGCTCACCAATTGCAATTTTTCCACTTGACGTTCTGAATATTTGCCAAAACCTGTTTCATGCATGTCCACTGGAGGCAGGTTTGACTTTGATGATGGGGGGTCGTACTGTGGAGGGTGGGAACAAGGCAAGGTGCATGGCCGAGGGATCTGCACAGGGCCTCAGGGCCAGGGGGAGTATGCGGGGGCATGGAGCCATGGATTCGAAGTTCTTGGAGTTTACACATGGCCCAGTGGCAACAGTTACAAAGGAACTTGGGCACAGGGCAAGAGGCATGGCATTGGCGTGGAGAGCAAAGGGAGGTGGGAGTACAAGGGGGAATGGACACAAGGGTTCAAAGGCAGGTATGGGAAGTTGGAAAGCACTAGCAGCGGTTCCCGTTATGAAGGCACCTGGAGCAACGGTTTACAGGATGGATATGGCTCAGAGACCTATTCGGATGGAGGTAAGATTCTAATAGTATTTGCTGAGTTCTGATAAGGTCATGAACAGCAGGAAAGAACCAATGCTAAATCACTAACTAACCATATAGAATTAATAAGACTATCTGCTTTTAAAATGCTTCCAATATCTTTTGAAAGGTGTTCTGTTGCTTCCAATAAAGACTACGATATTTTGGCACTCATTCATCTGTGATTTGGTGGAAGCTTGTTAAATTAGACAGATGCCTGAAGCCAAAGCAGTGAAAACCACTGATCTTTACAAGTAACATGAGCAACTCACATATTATTCCATCTGTAAACGGCAAGACAAGAAACAGCAATCGCATAGTCATCGGAGACAACAAGAATTAGAATTAGTCTATTATATAACATACATAGAAAATGGAATTAAGAagggtttttgtttatttatttttaaacaacttCCACTATAATACTGTAGACTAATAGTGAGACTGCTGTACTTCAGTGGCATTCTAAGTTCTGAAACACATTTTAGATTTACAGAAAAACGTAATTAGTagtaaaaaatattgaaacatgCTCAATAACGTGCTTTAAAGGATAAAACTTCACCATATGAACTAATTTACCACGCGCATCTAAAGCACAGACGCCTCTGTACAGTAAATTACCATGGAAACCGACCGACAGCGGGTCATTGTGTCACTAGAGACTCTTCGCTTTGCTCGCTGATTGGCTGTTTCACATTCTTGTGTAATCCGCTTCCTGATGTTCCACGGAGATTAAACAGTGTCACTGTGATTTGGTCATGCATCGTGCCCTTATACATTCGAGCgtattattttggaaaaaataaataaacgtacATGTTAGCATCACACGACAGACGTCCCCATTTATAGACCGGGTTAGATTTAAATCCAAAAATGAATGCGCTGGATATGTATTCTGTCCTTTACCCTTCGCTCGTTAACTAAACAGGactgtaatattttaaagaacCTCCCAACATTAGCGAGATACGCGTGTCAAAACATTTCAGCACCCTGGACAGTTACTATCGCTACGGAGCATTTCAAACCGTCACTGTAACAACATACAGCTTCACATTTGTTCGAAAACATGATCTCACCTTTTTATGAAAGTGTAGTGGGGTTTATTTGTTGTCATTTACTGTTTtggaattaaattaaacaaagagAGCCTTTTGCACCCATTGTACAAGTGATGTGAATAATGACATGAATTTTGCTCTATCCCTGTTCCCCTTGCAGGCACTTACCAGGGCCAGTGGTTGAGTGGTATGCGTCATGGCTATGGAGTGCGACAGAGTGTGCCTTATGGCATGGCAGCCATCATCTTCTCCCCTATGTGCACCTCCATAAACTCCCTACGATCCGATCACAGCGAAGGGGCCCCCACTCCAGAAGATGGCTCTGGTGTCAGTGGGTTATCTGGCAGCCCAGTGGGGCGTAGTGGCTTTGTACTTTGTGCTCACAGTGAAGCAGACAGGCACAGGAAGAGGAAAGGCCGCTTCCGACAGTCCATACTGAGTGGTTTAAAGTTGCGGAGGTCTGAGTCCAAGAGCTCTCTGGCCAGCCAGTTAAGCAAGCAGAGTTCCTTCTGCAGCGAGGCAGGTATGAGCACAGTCAGCTCAGCTGCCTCAGACATCAACTCCAATGTCAGCTTAGTTGAAGTGGAGGCAGGGGGCAGTGTGGATGCCACTGTAACCGAAACATATGCTGGCGAATGGAGGAATGACATGCGATCAGGCTGGGGCGTAAGTCATCGTTCAGATGGACTTCACTATGAAGGTGAGTGGTTTGCGAACAAGCGACATGGCTATGGCTGCACCACCTTTCCTGATGGAACCAAGGAGGAGGGAAAATACAAGCAGAATGTTCTGGTGAGTGGAAAGCGGAAAAACCTAATACCACTCCGTACCAGCAAAATCCGTGAAAAGGTGGATCGTTCTGTGGAAGCTGCCGAGAAAGCTGCAGACATAGCAAAGCAGAAGGCTGAGATTGCATTGTCCAGGTAAGTCATAAAAGAGATCTCACTTAAGAGCACAATCCCAATTAGGGATGATGCAGAAATTAGAGAGATGACCATTTGAGGAGGACACAACTGAATAAAACTGAAAACCAGCTTACTTATGGGTAAAAATTGAAGGAAAGGATAATCAATATCAAACAAGAGCCCAACTTTCTTACCACTGAACAAAACTCTTTCTTGCTACTGAACCaaacttacttactttttttcaGAATGAGCCATGCTAGAGGAAAGGCCGAAGCTGCAGATGGAGTCGCACAGAGAGCCCTGGAGGAGTGTCGTCTGGCCAGGGCTATAGCCAAAGAACTTTCCCCCTCTTTCCATCTCTATGGGAATGGTCagtgacaaataaaaatactaaataaaataagtattaaataaGTATTAAAACTATCAATCCAATTCTAAAGAAATTAAGTCACATACTACCCCAGAATCATCAAGCACTAGACAGTGTCTGTAATGCATAGAAGAATGTAACtgttatttacaaaatgtattccaTTTAATTAACATCAGCAGTGGTCAATTCAAATTCCATCTTTCGTGATCATGATATGATTTTATAATGAATTACTTAATGTGACAAtgtctttatatttctgtttactaGGACTGGAGTGCCAGAGACCAAAGCATCAAGACAGGAAAGAAAAAGACCTAGAGGTGGTCTCGACTGGCACAGACAGCCTTGAACTCTGCACACCAGACACAACACCCCCAGCCCAAACACCTGACCTGAGCCCAGTTTTGAGCAGCCCCTCCTCACCCCCCTGCAGCCCACCTACTCATCGCACTAGGAATGCTTGTTTCATGAGGCAGAGTGCTGTGGATGAACAAGGAGGGGCAGAAATTCAAGTTCTAGTTGAAGGTAGAGGCATGGACACCAAGAGAGGTGGGGCCAACAGTTGGACTGCTGAGATGTATCCTCACAGAAGAGGAAGCAAAGGGGAAAGCAGTCGCTCCACAACTCCATCCCTGCTTGAAGAGGAGATCGGTCACGTTAATGGACATGAGAATTCCTCAACTCATCACCCATGGGAGAACGGCTCCTCTAATCACAAGCCTATCGAGCATATGGCCCCCGAGAAGGTGTGGGATCAAATGTCCTCCAATCAAAAGCCCCGGAAGCATGTTTccttaaataaaaaatccagGGAACATACAGTTTCCAGGGAACGAGACCGGGAGCATAAACCATCCAATCACAAATCTGTTGATTGCGACTCTTCCAAGTTCAAACCACAGGTGCACATATATTCCAATCACAAGTCAGCAGGTCATAATTTATCCAATCACAAGACTAATGAGCATGCTTCCACCAATCACAAACCAAAGGAGTTTATTTCTGCACACGAGAAACCACATGTTTCTTACTATTATAACCCCCAAGAGCATGTCTACTCCAATCACAAGCCAAGCAAGTCCTTTACCAATCATACGATTGGTGAGTCTAGCTTGAATGCATACCAGCTGTCAGACCGTGGAGCCAACAATTCCACTCTGGAATGGACTGTTGAAAACAATTCCCAGTGGATCTCTTCCCATTCACATCTGCAGGAGAAAGAAGGGGGAAATGATTATCGGGTTGAAATGAGGTTCCAGCCCCAAGACTCTGTTTCCCATCACAACTTTGGCTCTGGCATGAAATGCTCGGGTCTCCAGGGGCACAATTTGCAGAGACTACGTCAGCGAAACCATGAAGGCAAAGAATGGGGTCTTGCAGCCAGGGAGGGGTCCATGGACTCTGTGCAGATGCTCGACAGCTTGAATGTTGGGGTTGACGTGGAGGAATGGCCTTTGAACAGGGACATAACTCTTTCACCCCCTTTAATGTCTTCACCAGAACCACTGGAACAAGAAGGAGAGCGTCTGAACCTGATAAAGACAAACTCAGTAAGTAAACAGCATGAAAGGTGACAGTGTTCTCTAACCTTATGCTATCATTTAGTGAAACACAACATTTTGGTTCTGGTAGTAAAATCACATTCCACATAGAAAAACTGATTTCTAAAGACAAAGTTTAAACCTTTCGAGACAAACCTACCTCTGATgtgtttaaaggtatagttcatggaaaattaccccatgatttacttacTCTCAatccatcctaggtgtatatgacatttttctttcagacaaatacaatctgagttctattgaataaatataaaaagtccaGAAAATGGCACCCATCCATTATAAAAGGAGTCCATCTGGCTCTGGGGGAgtgaataaaggccttctgaagcaaagcgatgcatttgtgtaagaaaaatatccatatttattgtgtaagaaaaatatccatatccaTATTTAACTTTATAAATCTTAATCTCTAGCTTCTTCTAACTGTTGTTTCACAAGAGACTGGGGTTCAGTGGATAACGCAGGACTTAAGGGGCAGTCATACTGCACTTTTCATTTCACTGACTTctattcatacgcatgcgaatgcgtcagacagGAAATGCACGCCTGTGCAAAAAAACTTGCATTCGGCTGCACTCctaagttcaagtttggtgaactctaaCCTatgaattcgcatcacgtgaagacATGTTACCAGTAGAGGATCGATACGTAACTGCATGACCTATctgtaaagaaattcaaaaatggaTGAAGCGCTAATTTAAGCCTTTAcgcagcatcctattttatataataaatctttgaaatattataaaaatctaataaaaaaagaagctgcatggttcgtgatgtcagtggaaacaggaacagatggtacatttgaatgcggacacatttttttttcctgagtgtatatttatatatatatatatatatatatatatatatatatagagagagagagagagagagagagagagagagagagagagagagtacaatataataagacgcttttgACACcgttgcaaaagacacagtacaagcacatcgGAATCAATGTTGTGATAACTGAAGGAAAACCTTGGTACCTGATATTATATACTGCTCCTGCTCATATTCACAGCGgtgtccgaaaaaaaaaaaattgcacattcaAAGTCTAGTTCATCCGCCCCTTTAGGCAAAATTACAAACGTGGAATCACAGAGTAGAGAGCAGAGAGCAAAACAAACCACTGAtcatgaattagaagtacaaaacaaggatttgtacaGAAAAATATctgaggatttcgatataagccaattGGACACTagttttcctttgctgtaaacaaaacttgcTTCTCAGGAAACTAGCATATTCTCACCGGAGTTTACCTATGTCCTATTTCATCTGCTGGATGCCACTCTCCTGTGAACTCATGTATGacagttagcggaagctagacattcagaaggcctttattaaccccctggaGCTGTTAGGACTTCTTTTATAATGGATGGGTGCAATTTTTTGGACTTGCTACCATCCACTCCCATTATAAAGCATGGATTAGCCtggacattatttaatataactctgactgtattcgtctgaaagaagaatgtcatatACACCGAGGATGGcgtgagagtgagtaaatcatggggtaattttaatttttggatgaactatccctttaattgatgAGATATGCTTATAAGCCGCAAGGAAATGTgaataaaattgtgttttatatagTAGCTCAACTACGTAGTTGTAGAACTACAATACCCATTATTCAGAAAAGAGATCTACCAATCAGAGAAGTTACAGTTACAATGGAAACATAGTCACTCCAGATAAGCTCAGAAGTGACCACTCATTCCCATTAAGCACTGCAAATTATAATCAGTCTGACTATTAAGCtactaattaaatgttttacaataataGCAGGGCTTCATGGAATGGATAAATACTGGAATCCAGGCCACTGAAAAAGTGGGCACTCTTAGGGTCACTGTGGGCTCTGTTTGATGTGTAAAATGCTACATAGTGTATTTTGCATTTGGTAACACTAGGAAAATGCAAAAAGAGTGTCTAATAAGGATCTGTAAACTGATCTTTCTTAATATGTTACATTTAGCAGCACaaagacatataataatataatactttttaatgGTTTGAGCCCAGTATACGTTTAAATTTGCAATACTTTTTAATGTGCCACAGTGTTTTTAATAACATAACTTTAATCTTTCTACAGGGCTCCAGCTCTCTCCTGGTGGTCATGGTAATATTACTCAACATTGGTGTAgccattttgtttattcatttctttatttaatcaTATGGCCTATAGAATGTCAATAACAGCATTGATCATCATCAAGAGTAAGATATGCACACAATGCACACTTAGCACCACTTCTTAATACAGTAAGGAACCCACAAATCACAATAGTAAATGTCTGTGTAAGCTGGGCAAGTCCATGTAAATTGTAAACTTCTTTATGGTTCAATTTATTGTATAACTCCATTATAATCCATTATTTAACTTTGCTTACTTTTTCCTCCATTCATAAGAAAGGTCCATTTACAGTATTCTGTAGAACTGAAGTATTACAcacatttaggttttttttttttttaatatacagctCGTCTGATATGTTTTACTACATATTTAACAGTTACAAAAGattatttcacactttttttttaaatgcacataagGCCAGAGACATTACTGAGTAACGGGACTCTGAAGATTAATGTGCAAAGATAGTCATGTGGTTTTATGTACTATGATATAGTTGATGTAAGATGGGATTCACACTTATAATCAAGACTACATGCCCTTCCCCCCCTAACTGTATTCCAGGGTACAGCCCTGTATAATCGCTGCAGACGCTCATTATGTCATCCATAGAAATCAACTCTCTCATCTACCCAGATTTGACGCACCTGTAAGTCTGTGGTAACAGCTACCTTAAAGGGCTTCATCATAGTGCATTCCCATTAAACTCAAACAGTTTGAATCGGATAAGCCTGCAGAATTCTTTCCACACTTATGAATCCCGCCTCACTGAATTTCAGCACAATCCAGTCATGTAGTTTGTTTTGACTCACCAATAACACAATCACCATTGAAACACTGCTATGCCAAGCTCACTTCTAAAGAACATTCTGTGTTTTCTTGTACACCACATGATGTCACATCTGCTTATAGGACATAAAAGTACAAGAGAGGTGAAGCAGTGGCTGAGTATTTCGGCTCATACTCGATAAAGTCTGAGACTGTTACCTTATGACCACTGCTTTCAATATATATTATTCTATATTACTGAACAGTTAACATATTTTAACAGGTTCGCAAGATATCATTGATATGCTGAGTGCCTTTTTTAATTGAGAAACCATCCTTGTGAGCAGGTTATGTACTGATGACAGTGGTCACATGAAATGGTCTCCCACCCCACCTTTGAACAAATCAAGTTGGCTTAAGAACTGAGCCTAAGCCTGTGGAGATTTTTACAGCATGTTTGTAAGCCTGTTCTCTTCTGCTGttactctgtgtgattttctGCCTGTCACTCTGTCCAGCAACTTAGATAACAAACTGGGACTGAAAGCAGTGTAAAAATACCAGCTTATGTTTCTCAGTGGGACCTGACTGACATTATCTAAATTAATGAATGATAAAGTGCTATTGTACATTTTATACTACTCATCCAGTGATATCAAGTTGTGAG
This genomic interval carries:
- the LOC128016561 gene encoding junctophilin-3-like; its protein translation is MSTGGRFDFDDGGSYCGGWEQGKVHGRGICTGPQGQGEYAGAWSHGFEVLGVYTWPSGNSYKGTWAQGKRHGIGVESKGRWEYKGEWTQGFKGRYGKLESTSSGSRYEGTWSNGLQDGYGSETYSDGGTYQGQWLSGMRHGYGVRQSVPYGMAAIIFSPMCTSINSLRSDHSEGAPTPEDGSGVSGLSGSPVGRSGFVLCAHSEADRHRKRKGRFRQSILSGLKLRRSESKSSLASQLSKQSSFCSEAGMSTVSSAASDINSNVSLVEVEAGGSVDATVTETYAGEWRNDMRSGWGVSHRSDGLHYEGEWFANKRHGYGCTTFPDGTKEEGKYKQNVLVSGKRKNLIPLRTSKIREKVDRSVEAAEKAADIAKQKAEIALSRMSHARGKAEAADGVAQRALEECRLARAIAKELSPSFHLYGNGLECQRPKHQDRKEKDLEVVSTGTDSLELCTPDTTPPAQTPDLSPVLSSPSSPPCSPPTHRTRNACFMRQSAVDEQGGAEIQVLVEGRGMDTKRGGANSWTAEMYPHRRGSKGESSRSTTPSLLEEEIGHVNGHENSSTHHPWENGSSNHKPIEHMAPEKVWDQMSSNQKPRKHVSLNKKSREHTVSRERDREHKPSNHKSVDCDSSKFKPQVHIYSNHKSAGHNLSNHKTNEHASTNHKPKEFISAHEKPHVSYYYNPQEHVYSNHKPSKSFTNHTIGESSLNAYQLSDRGANNSTLEWTVENNSQWISSHSHLQEKEGGNDYRVEMRFQPQDSVSHHNFGSGMKCSGLQGHNLQRLRQRNHEGKEWGLAAREGSMDSVQMLDSLNVGVDVEEWPLNRDITLSPPLMSSPEPLEQEGERLNLIKTNSGSSSLLVVMVILLNIGVAILFIHFFI